The Thermincola ferriacetica region CTATTTTTTTACCGTCAACAAGATACTTTTTAGTCACCATCACAATACCCACCACCAGACTAATAATAAAAGTGAGCCACAGCAACTTGACAACAAATACGAGGGATCCGGTTACCAAACTATTGATATCAAGGCTCTGCCCGTAATATATTCCTAAACCGAAGAAAAGCCTCTGCCTAAGAAAAAGACTATAAAGAATAATTGAAATTACTGCCGTCAGGAAAATGATTAATAACATTTTCACCAAATTATCCCGGTTATCTCCACGTGTCATTTTCTTCACCCCTTATTCCCGAATTGGAATTTCAAGCTAAATAACAACTGCTTCCCTTCCGCAGGCAAAATTACATTGCCAATCATGCTGCAGTTATTTGTTGCTTACCATAGGCGCCTTCAATTCCGTACCACAACTTGGGCAGTATTTAAACTGTTTTTTTACAAATGCACCACACCGGCATTTCACCTGTGGGGCAAGGTTTCTAATCAGGTCTTCCCGGTTAATATTCATTCCGGGAAGATATTGTCTCCCCATAACTATAACAGTCGCTATCAAGCTTATCAAAAATACCAACCAGAAAATCTTTCCTGCCAGAAAAAAGATATCAGAAATAAATCCCGTGGTCTTTACCCCATAATTCATTCCATTATTTATCCCTTCCTGCATCTCATAACCAAAGCCGGCAGGTCCTCCTAACAGAGCGTTATATAACAGAGCAAAAATAATTACTGATAAACATAAAATGCCGATAAACCTAACCTTGCTGTCAAAGTTTTGATTTTGAGCCACTTTTATTCTCCCCTCCCAGTTTACAATTCTTTTGTGTAGATTCTGTGAAGATTTTTTATTTATTACCGGGCATCAAATCTATCAGCCCCTTGGCAAAATCACGGTTATTTCGGTACCCAATCCTTCCTGGCTCACCACATCAATCGAGCCGCGGTGCGCCTCGACAATGGATTTGGCTATAGTTAATCCAATTCCGTATCCTCCCGTTGACCTAGCTCTGGAAGCATCACTCCTGTAAAACCTGTTAAAAACGTGGTTTATATCTTTTGTCGGTATACCAATTCCGCTATCATTAATGACCATATAAACATGCTCCCTGTCACCTTTCAGGTCAATTAAAACTTTACCACCCCGATTAGTATATTTTATACTGTTAGAAAGCAGGTTTATAATAACCTGGCTTATTTTATCTTTATCAGCATAAATATCCTGCTCTTCACCTGAGATTGTCAATGCTATGCCTTTAGTTTTCAACTGACCCTGAAAATTTAATGTTATG contains the following coding sequences:
- a CDS encoding zinc ribbon domain-containing protein, whose translation is MTRGDNRDNLVKMLLIIFLTAVISIILYSLFLRQRLFFGLGIYYGQSLDINSLVTGSLVFVVKLLWLTFIISLVVGIVMVTKKYLVDGKKIGLAFTGPSDEQGYTCPCCGTRLTAEFKFCPNCKASLKDVCARCGKDLQVGWKSCPWCGTGRSNN